CAACCAGAAAACTCTTCTTTAGAACCAATTATTTTAAATACCGTTTCTGTTATCGGAAAAGTAATTGGTGTATATCGTGACCTACATTAAAAAATAGACCGAAATGGTCTATTTTTTAATGTACGTTAATTATACCATCGTCCATAGCTGTTTTCCTCTCAATTTGCACACCGTCATTTCTAAATGTGACGTCTCTGGCATCTTCCCTAAAAATCTGTACTTTGCATGAACAGTCGCGTTTTAACGTTCTTTCCTTTCCATTATATAAAACGAAAATGATCTTCACTTGTCTATGTTTAATTCACTTGAATGCTAACATCTCCCGCAGCTGTTTTTCCTGTGATTTTCACACTACCATCGCCAAATATAACATTCCTGTCCTCTGTTTGAAAAATTTCTACTTCTCCTGCATACGTCTTACCGCTCACAACTGCATTCTGAGGCTTCTCAAGTAAACGAATATCTATGTCTCCCGCTTCTGAATTTGCTTCTAAATCGTATTTTGCATCATGATCCATAACCTTTACATCTCCCCTAGCTGTTTTGGCAACGACTTTACCGTTCGTTCTGTTTATTTCCACTTCTCCTGCTTTTGAAGAGCCTTCTACTGTTTTTGCTGACACTCGCTCCATTGCAACATCTCCAGCAAGAGTTAAGGCTTCTACACGTTCACTCTTCACCTCACTTATTGTAATCTCACCTGCAGATGATTTCATTTTTATTTCTTGATAAGTACGCTCAGGAACAACAACCGTTAGCTTTGTTGCTTTAAACCCCGAAGATAAAAATGAAAAGTCAAATAAAAATCCTTCTTTTGTTTCCCCTTTTATTCCCAAAACATCTCCTTCTTCATTAACACTCACTCTTTGTTTTTCAATATTTCCTGACTGTTTCACATAGAAAGAAGAATCCTTTCCTTTTTGAATCACAATATCTCCAGCATCTAATTCAATATCTACATTTTTAATTGCCTCATTTTTTATAACTTTTTCCGTTTCTTTCTGCTCCGCCGCATCTACCATCTCCGAATATGTTTGTGATATACCAATAATGCCAACTACAATACAAACAATGGCTACTAACATTATTTTTTTCATCTTATTTTTCCCCTCTAATCATTTTGAGATTCCAATTGACGTAACGTATACAAAGATTTTTAAACCATTTTGTACAGTAGTAAGCACCGATACATACTAATAATCCAATCCCAAAAAATGTAATAGAAACAAATATATCAAGCCATAAAAAAGTGCCAGTTAGTATCTTAATCACGACTAGGAATGGTGCTATAACGGAGGAAATCCCTCCAATCCACAGTGAGAATATAAAACTTACAATTGTAATTAAAGGTCCTAATACAATAATGAAGTTTAATAAACTAAGCCCAACTACCGACGTAACAGCTCTTGTTATATTTGATGCAGACGGATCTTTTTTCATCTCATCAAAACGATATAAGGCTAACATCTCTTTTGCAATCGCTTTTGGCGAGCCAAGTCCCTTTATAATTTCTGCTTCTGTCTTCCCTTCCTCTAACCCAAATCGAAAATGTTCCTCATAGTCATATAGAATATCTCTTCTTTCTTCTTCTGGTAGCTTTCTAAGATGTGTTGATAATTCCTGAAGAAATTGCTCTTGATTCATATCATTACACCCCTTCAATAATTTCCTGTACCCCTTTAGCGAAATCACGCCATTCCGTTACAAGTAAATGTAGTTGTTCTTCTCCTTGATCTGTTAATTGATAATATTTACGCGGTGGTCCTTCCGTTGATTCTT
The window above is part of the Bacillus cytotoxicus NVH 391-98 genome. Proteins encoded here:
- a CDS encoding DUF4097 family beta strand repeat-containing protein — its product is MKKIMLVAIVCIVVGIIGISQTYSEMVDAAEQKETEKVIKNEAIKNVDIELDAGDIVIQKGKDSSFYVKQSGNIEKQRVSVNEEGDVLGIKGETKEGFLFDFSFLSSGFKATKLTVVVPERTYQEIKMKSSAGEITISEVKSERVEALTLAGDVAMERVSAKTVEGSSKAGEVEINRTNGKVVAKTARGDVKVMDHDAKYDLEANSEAGDIDIRLLEKPQNAVVSGKTYAGEVEIFQTEDRNVIFGDGSVKITGKTAAGDVSIQVN
- a CDS encoding DUF1700 domain-containing protein, giving the protein MNQEQFLQELSTHLRKLPEEERRDILYDYEEHFRFGLEEGKTEAEIIKGLGSPKAIAKEMLALYRFDEMKKDPSASNITRAVTSVVGLSLLNFIIVLGPLITIVSFIFSLWIGGISSVIAPFLVVIKILTGTFLWLDIFVSITFFGIGLLVCIGAYYCTKWFKNLCIRYVNWNLKMIRGEK